The Methanohalophilus portucalensis DNA window CTCGTTATACCTGCCGGATTTGTACAGTTCATCTGCCAGGTATACTTCAGGCTTGATTCCCAGCCGGTGCAGGGAATCCAGGAAAGGCTGCAGGAAATGATCTGCATAATTCTTGCACTCTCCGCAGGGACATGGGATCTCGGAGAGAGGTTTGCCCACATGTTCCTCATAACTTTCATCCAAAAACGGATAGACCTTTCTCAGAGGATCGTAGGTGTCTGCAATGTAGATCAGTTCTGCTTTTGCATCCTTATCCAGTAATGCACGATATGCGGCATCGGCTGTCACAACCTCCCGCATGTTCCCGACATGGATATGGCCGGAGGGGGTGATACCGGTGGCAACGAGGTGTGTGTTTCCCCTTTCAAGGGTTTCTTCAGCAACAACATCTGCCCAGTGTGTAATTTCTGCCATTATGTTCACCGATAATGATTTTATTTAAAATTTCTATGATTATGTGCCTTTCTAAAGGTGTCATGTTTTAAATGAATATCTGTAGGTATCGAAATTTATTTATCAATAAGGCTCTATCGGACAACCATGATTCCTTCCAGGGCGTTCCTCACAAAGGGAACAGGTGTCCATCGGGATAAACTGGCTTCCTTTGAACTTGCTTTAAGGGATGCGGGTATTGAAAAATATAATCTTGTGAGTGTTTCCAGTATTCTTCCACCGGGTTGCAGGATGATTCCAAAGGACGAGGGTCTTGAATATCTCAGTCCCGGAGAGATCGTCTATTCCGTACTTGCTCGCAACCAGACCAATGAAGCCCATCGTCTGATAGCTTCGGCAGTAGGAACGGCGGTACCTGTGAATGAGGATAATTATGGATACATTTCAGAACATCATTCCTTCGGGGAAGATGAGGATACTGCAGGGATGTATGCAGAGGATATTGCTGCCACAATGCTCGCAACCACCCTGGGTATTGAATTTGATGCCGATTCTGCCTGGCAGGAAAGGGAACAGCTCTACAGGGCCAGCGGTCATATTATTAATACTTCCCACTTCTGCCAGACCGCTAAAGGAGACAGGAGTGGCCTCTGGACAACCGTTGTGGCTGCTATGGTATTTGTGGAGTAAGTCAATCAGTAAGTTTTGTGGTGATTTCTTCCAGGTCGCAGAAATCAGACCTGAAATTATAGGCTCCGGCATTTATGAAAGTAATCGGATCGCCAATTTGCGGCCTCTTCTCTAGATATACACGGTACCTGAACAGATCCATTGAGCAGGGTGTACAACCTTTGATCACATAGGCTTCTCCTTCATTACTGCTGACCTCATTCTCCACACGTAGTTTTACAGGTACCAGGATTGCATCCATATCACTGTTGTATACGGAAGCATTCACGATGACATTTTCCTCATAAACCGCCATCACACGGGTTACCAGTTTGCCTGCAGGTGCGGCAATATACCTGCCGGGTTCAATCATGAGGGATATGTCCCTGTCATGCAACCATTTCCTGAAATCTGTAATTCTTTTGAAAATACCTCCGATGACATCGGCATTACTGTTGGCATAAACTGAAGGTAACCCTCCCCCGATATTGAGAATATCGATGGCATCCAGTGTTTCAGGACTGATTACATCTTCGATATCACGCTGCAGTTTCCATTCGCTCACGTTCTGGGTCTTCCTGTGGAAATGTATGCCAAGTTTACCGATATTAGGGCTGTCCACCAGTTCGCCAATACGCTGGTTTATGGTTGCAGAAGGCATACCAAAGACAAAATAGCGTTCGGTACGGATGGAATTTTCCCGCAGTTTGAGCCTGAGCATAAGGTTGACCTTGCGGTTGGTGTCCTTAAGGGTTGCAAGCAGGATGTCCAGATCATGCTCGTTGTCCAGAATGAAATTGCGAATGCCCCTGTCATAGAGCTCCTTTACCTGGT harbors:
- a CDS encoding pyruvoyl-dependent arginine decarboxylase — its product is MIPSRAFLTKGTGVHRDKLASFELALRDAGIEKYNLVSVSSILPPGCRMIPKDEGLEYLSPGEIVYSVLARNQTNEAHRLIASAVGTAVPVNEDNYGYISEHHSFGEDEDTAGMYAEDIAATMLATTLGIEFDADSAWQEREQLYRASGHIINTSHFCQTAKGDRSGLWTTVVAAMVFVE
- a CDS encoding decarboxylase — translated: MTVPDPKFILSKNVIMQQYNRVEDIADIVSYSSKTNPKVTSVLEEMTDCFFSVHMENELKHIRDLSRAIFLAQGWSSDQVKELYDRGIRNFILDNEHDLDILLATLKDTNRKVNLMLRLKLRENSIRTERYFVFGMPSATINQRIGELVDSPNIGKLGIHFHRKTQNVSEWKLQRDIEDVISPETLDAIDILNIGGGLPSVYANSNADVIGGIFKRITDFRKWLHDRDISLMIEPGRYIAAPAGKLVTRVMAVYEENVIVNASVYNSDMDAILVPVKLRVENEVSSNEGEAYVIKGCTPCSMDLFRYRVYLEKRPQIGDPITFINAGAYNFRSDFCDLEEITTKLTD